Proteins from one Elgaria multicarinata webbii isolate HBS135686 ecotype San Diego chromosome 3, rElgMul1.1.pri, whole genome shotgun sequence genomic window:
- the LOC134396058 gene encoding zinc finger protein RFP-like, translated as MAAAESPRKRLREEATCSVCLDFFTDPVMLDCGHNFCQACIEKCWGDDAPTDASKDVTCPKCRERVQQRSLKRNKQLANVTEIAKELSVLVKAEGGGWKVCEWHQEPLKLFCIEDEAPICVVCDRSKEHRAHNVVPLQEAAQEYEDRICSCLETLKMEREKILAYKADAETESRDLLKQMEAEKEKLVVLFQQLRQFLEEQEKLLLAQMDEVEKEIVMKRDEHLAKISEDLSSLERKMQEMEEKCQQSSSEILQGIRSTFKRYEKNTFEKSVAFPNALKWRIWDFSDINPFLEGCMKQFKDALISGLQLKKANVSLDPDTANYMLILFEDHKSVREVETDEEGEDDLPDNPERFDECSFLLGREGFTAGRHFWEVAVKNEGQWSVGVARKSMRRKGQLTYDTEEGIWDLGEWDGECRHSQSDDPLSVSGELKRIRVSLNHDGGRVAFYNADTAALIFVYTAAPFSGETLLPFFSLSGTVVLTIAP; from the exons ATGGCGGCTGCTGAAAGCCCCAGGAAGAGGCTTCGAGAGGAAGCGACTTGCTCCGTTTGCCTGGACTTTTTCACGGATCCGGTGATGCTGGACTGTGGGCACAACTTTTGCCAGGCCTGCATCGAGAAGTGCTGGGGTGACGATGCGCCCACAGATGCGTCCAAAGACGTCACCTGTCCTAAGTGTCGAGAGAGAGTTCAGCAGAGGAGCCTGAAACGAAACAAGCAGCTTGCTAATGTGACTGAGATTGCCAAAGAGCTGAGCGTGCTGGTGAAGGCGGAAGGAGGAGGGTGGAAGGTCTGCGAGTGGCACCAGGAGCCCTTGAAGCTCTTTTGCATAGAAGACGAGGCCCCCATCTGCGTGGTGTGCGACAGGTCGAAAGAGCACCGAGCTCACAACGTGGTTCCCCTGCAGGAGGCTGCCCAGGAGTACGAG GATCGGATCTGTAGCTGCCTGGAGACACtgaagatggagagagagaaaattctggCATATAAAGCAGATGCGGAAACCGAAAGCCGAGACCTGCTT AAGCAAATGGAAGCTGAGAAGGAAAAGCTAGTGGTTCTGTTCCAACAACTACGCCAGTTTCTGGAAGAGCAAGAGAAACTTCTGCTGGCTCAGATGGACGAGGTGGAGAAGGAGATCGTGATGAAACGGGATGAACACTTGGCCAAAATTTCAGAGGATCTATCGTCTCTGGAAAGAAAAATGCAGGAAATGGAGGAGAAGTGTCAACAGTCATCGAGTGAAATCCTGCAG GGTATAAGAAGCACCTTTAAGAG GTATGAGAAGAATACATTTGAGAAATCTGTGGCTTTCCCCAATGCACTGAAGTGGAGGATTTGGGACTTCTCTGATATAAATCCCTTTCTGGAGGGTTGCATGAAGCAGTTCAAAG ATGCCCTGATATCTGGACTTCAGCTGAAGAAAG CAAACGTATCTCTTGATCCAGACACAGCAAATTACATGCTCATCCTGTTTGAGGATCATAAAAGTGTGAGAGAAGTAGAGACAGATGAAGAAGGTGAAGACGACCTGCCCGACAACCCTGAGAGATTTGATGAGTGCAGCTTTTTGTTGGGGCGTGAGGGATTCACGGCTGGCAGGCATTTCTGGGAAGTCGCTGTGAAGAATGAGGGGCAATGGTCTGTGGGAGTGGCCAGAAAGTCTATGAGGAGGAAGGGCCAGCTCACCTATGACACCGAGGAAGGGATCTGGGATCTGGGGGAGTGGGATGGTGAGTGCAGGCATTCCCAAAGCGATGATCCATTGTCAGTGAGTGGAGAGCTCAAGAGGATCCGTGTGAGTCTGAACCACGATGGGGGTCGGGTGGCCTTTTACAATGCTGATACTGCGGCCCTGATTTTTGTGTACACAGCAGCCCCATTCTCCGGGGAGaccctcctccccttcttttcGCTGTCAGGAACAGTTGTCTTGACCATCGCTCCTTAA